A stretch of the Candidatus Methylomirabilis tolerans genome encodes the following:
- a CDS encoding type II toxin-antitoxin system ParD family antitoxin, whose translation MNISLTPQLEKLVKNKVESGLYGSASEVIREALRLLEERDRRHTLR comes from the coding sequence ATGAACATTTCACTGACGCCACAACTTGAAAAACTGGTGAAAAACAAAGTAGAGAGCGGGCTTTATGGTTCCGCAAGCGAAGTAATACGCGAAGCCTTGCGCCTTCTTGAAGAACGAGACCGGAGACATACCTTGCGC